Proteins found in one Aneurinibacillus uraniidurans genomic segment:
- a CDS encoding DUF3050 domain-containing protein, whose protein sequence is MQQTEAIRQLHAVRDELLAHEVYGQMTTPDRVRIMMKHHVFAVWDFMSLLKRLQQGVTSVTVPWMPYPNPEYTRFVNEIVLGEESDEDGQGGYISHFELYLQAMEEAGADQGPIQAFLEELTAGKPYEEALRHPSVPKTAREFVAFNLRVALTGELHEVAAVFFYGREGLIPDMFRLLLASLEKKGASSKWLDYYLRRHIELDEDEHGPLAERLLVSLCGNDPKKLEEAYTIAQTALQMRGRLWDGVVEEIEKQGL, encoded by the coding sequence ATGCAGCAAACAGAAGCTATTAGACAGTTGCATGCCGTACGGGATGAACTTCTCGCACACGAGGTGTATGGACAGATGACTACACCAGATCGGGTGCGGATTATGATGAAGCATCATGTATTTGCGGTATGGGACTTCATGAGTCTACTGAAGCGACTACAGCAGGGAGTCACATCAGTAACGGTGCCTTGGATGCCATATCCGAACCCGGAATATACGCGGTTTGTTAATGAAATCGTACTGGGGGAAGAATCGGATGAGGATGGACAAGGCGGCTATATTAGCCACTTTGAACTGTACTTGCAGGCGATGGAAGAGGCAGGAGCAGATCAAGGACCTATTCAAGCGTTTCTAGAAGAGCTTACAGCTGGAAAGCCGTATGAAGAGGCACTGCGCCATCCGTCTGTTCCGAAGACGGCACGTGAGTTTGTTGCATTCAACCTACGCGTGGCGCTGACTGGAGAGCTGCATGAAGTGGCGGCTGTATTCTTCTATGGACGTGAAGGGCTAATTCCTGATATGTTCCGCTTGCTTCTTGCGTCATTAGAGAAAAAAGGTGCTTCTTCTAAATGGCTGGATTATTACTTACGTCGTCACATTGAGCTTGACGAAGATGAACACGGCCCACTCGCGGAGCGTTTGCTTGTGAGTCTATGTGGAAACGATCCGAAAAAGCTGGAAGAAGCGTATACAATCGCTCAGACGGCCCTGCAGATGCGTGGGCGGCTGT
- a CDS encoding reverse transcriptase-like protein, with protein sequence MNVRIQWNYRSLVGKKRTLFTSDPVSAQDALIFAADIEKTGRAVQPPEFVADNGDIWTRKELEKLLKKVETEPHDIIAYFDGGYDRARRMAGLGVVIYFEQDGSKYRIRKNEAVPSIDSNNEAEYAALWLLLRELELLGAHHTSVIIRGDSQVVFNQLTGDWPVYEEEENRWLDRIEAKLSELDLTPKYEPLPRTENKEADMLAGQALAGECIQSRKRLDIHE encoded by the coding sequence ATGAACGTGCGAATTCAATGGAACTATCGATCTCTTGTAGGTAAAAAGCGGACGCTGTTTACATCTGATCCTGTTTCTGCGCAAGATGCGCTTATTTTCGCAGCAGACATTGAGAAAACAGGCCGGGCTGTACAGCCACCTGAATTTGTTGCAGATAATGGGGATATATGGACACGCAAGGAATTAGAAAAGCTTTTGAAGAAAGTAGAAACCGAACCGCACGACATTATAGCCTATTTCGATGGGGGATATGATCGGGCACGTCGCATGGCCGGACTCGGGGTCGTGATTTATTTTGAGCAAGATGGGAGTAAGTACCGCATTCGCAAAAATGAGGCGGTGCCTTCGATTGACTCGAACAATGAAGCGGAATATGCGGCGCTTTGGCTTTTATTGCGGGAGCTTGAGCTGCTTGGCGCACATCATACCTCGGTCATCATTCGGGGAGATTCTCAAGTTGTATTTAACCAGTTAACGGGCGACTGGCCGGTGTATGAGGAAGAAGAAAATCGCTGGCTTGATCGAATTGAAGCGAAGCTCTCTGAACTGGATCTAACACCTAAATACGAACCGCTGCCGCGTACAGAAAATAAGGAAGCGGATATGCTTGCGGGGCAGGCGCTTGCCGGGGAGTGTATTCAAAGCCGAAAGCGGCTTGATATACATGAATGA
- a CDS encoding aspartate kinase, translating into MKVAKFGGTSLASAEQIKKVCSIVLADDTRKLIVASAPGKRHKEDTKVTDLLIALAERCLAGEAVEAALGAVVARYREIADGLGLDDEIVNIIEQDLRARMALDTGNPEMFMDALKASGEDNNAKIIARYLQSQGVNASYVNPKDAGLLVSDEHGNAQVLPESYNNLLALRDRDDVMIFPGFFGYAPSGEIVTFSRGGSDITGSILAAAVKADLYENFTDVDSVFAANPNLVENPEAIQDLTYREMRELSYAGFSVFHDEALIPAFRAGIPVCIKNTNNPSAPGTMIVFERKGNGNPVVGIASADGFCSIYVSKYLMNREIGFGRRLLHILEDEGLSYEHIPSGIDDITVILKDAGFEGEKEARIVKRIKEELVVDDIVIEHDLSMIMIVGEGMRHNVGTTARAAGALARAHVNIEMINQGSSEVSMMFGVKAVEEQKAVQAIYDEFFKNDKVVPKEVVSHARV; encoded by the coding sequence ATGAAGGTAGCAAAATTTGGTGGGACATCATTGGCGAGTGCCGAACAGATTAAGAAAGTATGCAGCATTGTGCTTGCGGACGATACGCGTAAGCTGATTGTGGCATCGGCACCCGGAAAGCGCCATAAAGAAGATACAAAAGTAACAGATTTGTTAATTGCGCTTGCTGAGCGCTGCCTCGCCGGTGAAGCAGTAGAAGCCGCACTGGGAGCAGTTGTAGCCCGTTATCGCGAAATTGCAGATGGACTCGGTCTCGATGACGAAATTGTCAATATAATTGAACAAGACTTGCGTGCGCGTATGGCGCTTGATACCGGGAACCCTGAGATGTTTATGGATGCATTGAAAGCAAGCGGAGAAGATAATAATGCCAAAATTATTGCCCGCTATTTACAGAGCCAAGGTGTGAATGCAAGCTATGTGAATCCGAAAGACGCTGGTCTTCTCGTGAGTGATGAACATGGCAACGCTCAGGTGCTGCCGGAATCATACAACAATTTGTTGGCATTGCGTGACCGCGATGACGTTATGATTTTCCCAGGATTTTTTGGTTATGCGCCATCCGGTGAGATCGTAACATTTTCACGCGGTGGATCTGACATTACAGGTTCCATTTTGGCAGCTGCTGTAAAAGCGGATTTGTACGAGAACTTTACAGATGTCGATTCGGTATTTGCGGCAAATCCAAATCTAGTCGAGAACCCGGAAGCGATTCAAGACCTGACCTATCGAGAAATGCGTGAATTATCATACGCAGGTTTTTCCGTGTTCCATGATGAGGCTTTGATTCCGGCATTCCGTGCTGGCATTCCTGTTTGCATCAAAAATACAAATAATCCGTCTGCACCAGGCACGATGATTGTGTTTGAGCGTAAAGGAAATGGCAATCCGGTTGTTGGGATTGCAAGTGCGGATGGATTTTGCAGCATTTATGTAAGCAAATATTTAATGAACCGGGAGATTGGCTTTGGGCGCCGTCTGCTGCACATTCTTGAAGATGAAGGGCTGTCTTATGAGCATATCCCGTCAGGTATTGATGACATTACCGTTATCCTGAAAGACGCAGGTTTTGAAGGGGAGAAAGAAGCGCGGATTGTGAAGCGCATTAAAGAGGAATTGGTCGTGGATGATATTGTAATCGAACACGATCTGTCGATGATTATGATTGTTGGTGAAGGAATGCGCCATAATGTTGGGACGACAGCGCGTGCAGCGGGAGCACTTGCTCGTGCTCATGTCAACATTGAGATGATTAACCAAGGTTCTTCTGAAGTAAGCATGATGTTCGGAGTGAAAGCAGTTGAGGAACAAAAAGCTGTACAGGCAATTTATGATGAATTTTTCAAAAACGATAAAGTTGTGCCAAAAGAAGTAGTAAGCCACGCACGCGTGTAA